Genomic DNA from Caldicellulosiruptor hydrothermalis 108:
GGCTATCATGGACAATGTAATAATTAAACTCAATCCTTACATGCAATATGCTCCTAATCTCAAAAAGTATTTTGACACGCATCCAGATGTCAAAAAAATGGCAACCACTGATGATGGAACAATTTATATGTTTCCTTTCATAAGAGAAGACAAAATAAACTGCACATTTTATGGTCCAATAATTCGCAAGGATTGGTTAGACAAACTGAAATTAAGCGTTCCTCAAACAATTGACGAATGGTATCAAATGCTTGTCACATTCAAAAAGAATGCAGAAAAGTTAAACAACAAAATGCCTGTTTATCCATTTTCGGCAGATTACTGGTCGGCAAATCCGCGAGGAGTGTTTGACTACTGCAGCTTTTTGGTAGGTGCATGGGGGATAAAAACAGACTTTTACGTTGACAAAAATAGAGTAAAATTCGGTCCTCTGCAACCGGAATTCAAGCAGTTTATGGCTGTTTTGCAAAAGTGGTGGAAAGAAGGCTTGCTTGACCCTGACCTTCTGACAATGAACCGCCAGGCAATTCAAGCAAAGATAATGAACGATCAGATAGGAGCGTTTTTAGGACTTTTGGGTGGAAGCATGGGTAAATTCCTGCAAGCTAAAAAAGGAACAGACTTTGATTTAGTTGGTGCACCTTATCCAACACTCAAAAAAGGACAGGTTGCTGCACTTGGACAAAGAGATTTTCCTGTAAATGGTGATGGTATGGCTATCACCCCAAAATGTAAGAATATCCAGCTTGCAATAAAGATTTTGGACTGGGGTTACAGCAAAGAAGGTTATTTGGCATACAACTTTGGTGTTGAAGGCAGATCATATGTTATGAAGAATGGCCAACCTGTTTATACTGAAAGCATCCTTAACCATCCAAAACTTTCTGCTATGGAAGCAATTGCACAGTTTGGCAGAGTATCATGGAGCGGACCATTTGTACAGTCAAAATATTATGTAAATCAGATGGTAGCTATGCTTCCACAGCAAAAGGATGCCCTGAAAGAATGGACAAAACCTGACAATTCAAAGCTGCTACCGCCTATAACATTTACACCGGATGAGGCAGCAAAAATTAGCAACATCATGAACACTGTAAACACCTATTACAATGAGATGTTTGTAAAGCTCATGACAGGAAAATCAAACGATATGAACGGTTTTGTAAACACATTAAAGAGAATGAGGATTGATGAGGCACTCAAGATCTATCAGACAGCATATGAGAGGTTCATGAAAAAGAAATAAAAAGGGAAGTTGAAAAAACATTTATAACTGATGTTTCCCCTGGGGGTTTAAAGAAGAGCCTCCGGGGGACATAAATATGTCTTAATTTTTGCATTTTTGTTGATTTTTTGGACGAATTGAATAAGAGCAAAAGGAGGCAAACAATTTAATGGCCCGACAGACAAATTCAAAAAAACAGGGACAGTCAGAATTGTTACGTGACTTAAAGCGTAATAAAAATCTTTATCTAATGCTTTTGCCAATAGTTGCTTACTATTTTATATTCCACTACATACCCATGTATGGTGTACAGATAGCATTTAAAGATTTTACTCCGGCAAAGGGTATTTTAGGCAGTCCATGGGTTGGATTGGAAAAGTTCAGGGAGTTTTTTGTATACGATAGTTATTATGTTTGGCGAATCATAAGAAATACAATTCTATTAAATGTTTACGATATAATTTTTGGATTTCCTGCACCAATAATTTTTGCTTTGCTTTTAAACGAGGTAAAAAACAGTCTATACAAAAGAACACTGCAAACAATAAGTTATATGCCGCACTTTATTTCAACCGTTGTTATTGTTGGTATAATCCTTGACTTCTTCTCTCGCGATGGTCTTATAAATCAAATATTAAAATCATTAGGTATTTTAAGCGAACCCATTTCATTCATGACTGAACCTGGATGGTTCAGACCTATCTATGTTGGTTCTGGTATTTGGCAACAGCTTGGGTGGAATTCCATAATATATCTTGCGGCAATATCAAATATTGATCCTCAACTTTATGAAGCAGCCCTGATTGACGGTGCTGGACGCTTTAAGCAGGCAATATATGTAACATTGCCAGGGATATTGCCTACAATAGTGATACTCTTCATTTTAAGGATGGGAAGTATAATGAATGTTGGATTTGAAAAGGTATATTTAATGTACAACCCGCTAACATATGAAACGGCAGATGTAATTTCGACATATGTTTATCGAAAAGGACTTTTGGAGATGGACTATAGCTATGGTGCAGCTGTTGGACTTTTCAACTCACTGATAAATTTCATGTTTGTGGTAATGGCAAATCAGCTGAGCAAAAAATTTACTGAAACCTCTCTGTGGTAAAGGTAAGGTGAGATATGGTGAAGATGAAGAAAGGTGTTGGCGAGATAATATTTGACATCTTCAACTATATATTTTTGGGACTGCTTTGTTTCACATTTTTATATCCCATGCTCTATGTATTATTTGCCTCATTTAGCAATCCGATAAAACTCATGGCATATAGAGGTCCTCTTTTGCGACCGCTTGACTTTTCTGTAGAGGCATACAAGCTTTTACTTAGCTACCCCATGATTTGGATAGGCTACAGAAACACAATCATCTACGTTGTGTTTGGAACTGCCATAAATATTCTTCTTACCACAATGGGCGGGTATGTTCTCTCAAGAAGGAACTTAAAACTAAAAAATCCTATCATGTTTTTCATAGCATTCACCATGTACTTTAGCGGTGGTATGATTCCAACTTACCTTCTTGTTCAGTCTCTTGGGATGATAGACACAATCTGGGCGATGATAATCCCAGGTGCTATCTCAACAACAAACCTGATTATAATGAGAACCGGGTTTCATTCTGTGCCAGACAGTTTGGAAGAGTCTGCAAGGATAGATGGAGCTGGGGACTGGACAATACTTTTTAGAATCATGATACCACTTGCAATGCCAATGATTGCCGTTATGATACTCTTTTATGCGGTAGGTCACTGGAACGCGTTTTTCAATGCGATTATATACCTGCGCTCAAGGGATTTGTATCCACTTCAGCTTGTTTTAAGAGAAATACTTATTATGAACAGCACAGAGAACATGACAACAGGAATTTCTGATGCATCTGACCGGTTTGCTATAACAGAGCTTATAAAGTATGCGGCGATAATTGTTGCAACGGTACCAATACTTTGCATATATCCGTTTTTGCAAAAATACTTTGTCAAGGGTGTTATGATTGGAGCTATAAAAGAATAGTGATATAATAAACATAAAGCCAAACAATCAAAAATAAAGGGGGAAAAAATAAATGTTATATCCACGAGAAACAAGAACCAGAGAAGTGAAAGACTTAAATGGTATTTGGAAATTTAAATTGGATAAAGAAAATAAAGGATATGAAGAAAAATGGTATTTACAGCCATTGAAGGACACAATTCCAATGCCTGTTCCTGCAAGCTATAATGATATTACTCAAGACCCAGAGATTAGAGACCACATAGGTGATGTGTGGTATGAAACAAGTTTTTGGGTTCCATCTGGTTGGACTGATAAGAGGATAGTTCTGAGAGTTGGCAGTGCCGCTCACAGAGCAAAGGTATTTGTAAATGGGAAGGAAATGGTAGAACACAAAGGTGGCTTTTTGCCCTTTGAAGTTGAAATAACTGATGCTGTGAGCTTTGATGCGGAAAATAGACTCACCATTTTAGTAAACAATGTGTTAGACTGGACTTGTTTGCCGCCAGGATTTATAAGATATTACGATGATTCTTTTCATCCTCATGGTTATAAAACTCAAGAATATCTCTTTGACTTTTTAAACTATTCAGGAATACATAGACCAGTTGTTCTTTATGCAACTCCAAAGACATATATTTCAGATATTACTGTGATACCTGATATACAAGGTCAAAACGGTATTGTCGAATATAAAGTAGAGATAGAAGGTGTGAATTGTCAAAAAGCTGTGCCAAAGATTACTATAATCGACAGAGAAAATAAAGTGGTTGTAGAGGGTTCAGGTACAAGTGGAATTTTAGAAATCAAGAATGCTCAGTTTTGGGAACCGTCAAATCCATATCTTTACACGTTTAGGGTTGAGACTTTAGTAGATGGAAAGGTTGAAGACGTTTATGAACTGCCTATAGGAATTAGAACTGTAAAAGTTGAAGGAAATAGACTACTTCTTAATGGTAAACCTATTTATTTAAAAGGTTTCGGCAAACACGAGGATGCAGATATTAGGGGAAAAGGATACGATTCTGTCATAGCAGTAAAAGACTTTAATCTGCTAAAGTGGATTGGAGCAAATTCGTTCAGAACATCTCACTATCCTTATGCGGATGAGATTATGAACTTGGCAGATGAGCTTGGAATTTTGGTGATAGACGAAGCGCCTGCTGTAGGTATGAACTTCTTCAATAAAAATGAAAAAGTGTTCTGTAATGAAAGAGTTAATGAGGACACGTTGAATCATCATATACAAGTCATAAGAGAGCTAATCAAAAGAGACAAAAATCACCCGTGCGTGATTATGTGGAGTGTTGCAAATGAAGCAGCAACATATGAAGATGAAGCATATGAGTATTTCAAAAAGGTTATAGATGAAGTCAAAAAACTTGACAAGACTCGACCAGTTACAATTGTTGAATCCTCCTTCCCAGATGAAACTAAAGTGGGTACTCTTGTTGATGTGATATGCGTCAACAGATACTATTCATGGTATACTGATTGTGGAAAGTTAGAGCTCATTGAATATCAGCTTGAAAAAGAACTTTTGCGATGGTATGAGCTTTTCAAAAAACCCGTTATTGTATCAGAATATGGAGCAGACACAATAGCTGGATTTCACAGCGACCCGCCTGTTATGTTTTCTGAAGAGTATCAATGTAGAATGCTGGAAGAGTTTCACAAGGTTTTTGACAAGTTAGATTTTGTAATAGGCGAGCATGTCTGGAACTTTGCAGATTTTGCAACAAAGCAGGCTGTTCACAGAGTAATGGGCAACAGAAAAGGCGTGTTTACAAGACAAAGACAACCCAAGGCAGCAGCTTTCTTGCTAAAAAGAAGATGGGCGAATTTAAAGAGAAAATAAATTGGAGGTAGAAAGCTTTGCAAAACAAAAATGATGAGAGATAAATTAAAAAAGTGCGGTGTTTATAACGAGCCAAAAAATGAAGGGGTTGATGAGCACACAATTTGGGGGGATTATTTCTTCTTAGAAGCTTTAGTTAGAATGTCACAATATTGGAACGACGAATACTGGAAATTTTAAAAGGCTTCCTGCAAAGGAGGCCTTTTATAGTTTATAAAAGATTATTCACAATATCCATTAGAGTCTTAGCATTTTTTACTGCATAACCGTTAAAATCGTTGTTAAAATACACGTATATTTCCTCACATGCTTTGGAATATTCTTTTATATCATTTGCCAGGTTTTTAAGATCATCATCTGAGTAACATGATGCAAACATCTCTTTTGGTCCATGTAAGCGGATATATGTAAAGTTTGCAGTTATTATTTTTGCTTTTGGGTAGCGACTTGAGTCTGCAATTACCCATGCAATGTTTTTGTTTTTCAAGATATCATAAATCCCTTCACTGCACCAGCTTTTGTGCCTGAATTCAATTGCAAACTTAAAGTTTTCTTTTCCATCTAGAAATTTCAAAATTCTTCTGAGATTTTCATCTTCAGCTTTAAAACTTGGAGGAAGTTGCAGCAGTATAGGCCCAAGTTTTCCTTTTAATAATTTTATTCTATTTTTGAATTTGTTCCATTCCTCTTCAACTTCACAAAATCTTTTTATATGTGTTATAGTCCTTGGAGCCTTCAAAGAGAAAACAAAACTGTCTGGTGAAGAGCTGTACCAGTTTAAAATAATTTTTTCTTGGGGAAGTCTATAAAAGCTTGAGTTTATTTCAGTTGTTTGAAAGTACGTTGTATAAAACTCAAACCTTTTAGCGGATGGCAGATTTTCTGGGTAAAAAATACCTTTCCAGTGTGAATATGAAAAACCAGATGTGCCGATATAAATTTTTGCTCTGCACATGATACTCTTTTCACCCTCCATTTGCTGGTGATAAAATAAACTACTTTGTGATATAAACCTCATCCCATGTATGAAAATTATCTTTTATTACAGTATCATTAATGTTGCTTTTATCAACACCGATAGGGTCAATAAAAAAAGTTGGAACATTTTTGTAGCCATTGTTGAGCATAGAAGTAGGTTTTAAAGGTTTGTTTTTGATTAATTTGTCAACTATGTCAAGCGTGAGGTCGACAAGTTTGTCGATGGGCTTGTATACAGTCATGAGCTGAGTGCCTTTGACAATTCTTTGACAGGCAGAAATGTCTGCATCCTGTCCCGTAACAGGCACACTGCCTGCAAGCCTCTTTTCAGAAAGTGCCATGATTGCACCTTCAGCAAGAGAATCATTCGAAGCCAAAACCGCATCAATTCTTTTACCCTCTTCTAAAAGGTTATTAACATAGTTATAAGCATACTCTTTTCGCCAATTGTAACAGTATTTTTCTAAGATGTTGTTAATTTGCTTTTTCTGAATAAATGAATCTAACACTTTGTGATAGCCTTCCTTTATCATCTGAACATTGTAATCTCCGGGGTCGCCAAGCAAAAAAACGTAATTTCCGCGAGGAACGGTTTTTAAAAGCCATTTGGCCATCAGTTCCCCTACTTTGTAGTTGTTAAATGAAACATACACATCAATATCACTATTTTTTACAAGCCTGTCGTAGCTTATAACCTTGATTCCTCTTTTTTTGGCTAGATTAATAGCGCTGCTGCACTTTTCATAGTTGTTAGGAACAATAATCAAAATATTGATATTTTTGCTCAGAAGATATTTTACCTGATTAATCTGCTCAACATCATTTTCGTTTGCGTTCACCCATTCAACCTCATAACCTCTCTCATGTGCCTTGGCAATCAAGATGTCCCTGTCTTTGAACCATCTTTCCTCCTTTAATGTGCCCATTGCAAAACCAATTCTAACTTTTGATGGCTTTAATACTTGCTGTTCGTTTTTACTAATATTTGGCCAATAAACTATAAAGATTGTTACAGCTGTTGCAAATAAAATTAGGGTAAAGATGAAGAAAACTTTTTTCATTCTACTTTTTTTGACCACTTTTTTACTTCTATAAATGTGATTCATATAATCATCCCTCTTTTTAAATTAAATTGGATTTGCCTCACTTGGTAAGTTTCTATATGCCGAGGGCGTCACGCCTATGAACTTTTTAAAAGCCTTGATGAAATAGTTTGGGTCAGAAAAACCCACTGCAAAAGATATTTCCTTTATACTCTTTGACGAATTTTTTAAAAGCTGGCAAGCCTTTTGAATCCTGAGTTTTGTGAGGTATGTTTTAAAGCTTACACCTGTATATTTCTTGAAAAGTTTGCTAAAATAATATGGGTTAAAATTAAATGCTGCGCTTATTTGAGAAAGTGTAATTTCTTGATTGTAGTTTTGGTTTATAAACTCTATTGCCTTGTTAATAGAATCATTATTTATAATCTGCTCATGCTTTATCTTTGCTTTGCTAAAAAGTGTTAGCACAGCTTTTTTAAAAATCTCAACAATTTGTTCAGAAGAAGCATTTAGAATTTGTGCAATAAGTTTTTCTACATCTATAGACTCATCGCTGTTTGCAACACCAATCTCAAGCAAAAGCATTATGATAAGTTTTATCACCTTATATTTTAAGTTATTTTCTCCAAAAAGCTCAATATAAAGCCTGCAAAGTTGGTTTATATAGTTTTCTATCATAGGGATTTGTGTTGGGTTATTGATAGAATGAATTAGCTTTGCTTCTAAGTTTTCGGTCAAAAGAAGAAGATGTTCATTTTCTTCATTTTCTTCGGGTGAGTCCAAATCAAGTGTTGAATAATATGCTTCCCAGAACGCATTTTCATAACCTTCATCTAAGTAATAAAAATCGCTAAATCCTATTTTGATATCGTTCCAGTATGGTTTTTGCTTCAAGATTTCTTGGACTTTTTCTTTTAAAACCTCAGCCTCTTTCTGAGAAGAAGCAGGGAAGAAACATATTAAGTATTCTCCCATACCTATTGAGATTAAAGCCTTGTGCTCAAATGATATTCTTATGTCTTTTCGAATATTATCCAATTCTTTGAAACTTGAAACAAAGTCGCTTTTATCTTTGGGTGCTAAAACCATTAAAAATCCACTTTTTAGATTGATTCCAAAAATTTTTTCATATTGATTCACATCCACTATATCAAAAGCATTCTTGAAGATGAGCGTGGGTATAAAACTGTTTTCAAGTAAATTCCTCATAACAATTAGCTGGGCGTTTTTTTCTATATTTTCTTTTGTCTTTGCCAAGATGCTATTTACATGGGCTATTGCAGATTGCACTGTTGAGATTATATCTTCGATTGAATACGGTTTTAAAATGTATGCAAAAGCTTTTTCTTTTATTGCTTTTTTAGCAAATTCAAATTTGTCATAAGCAGAGACTATAATAAATAAAGGAAAGTCGGAATTTCTCATTTTTCTGAACTCTTCAATTAGTTCAAGTCCGTCTAAATCTGGCATTTTGATATCAATAAAAGCAATATGGTAAGAATAAAAAAGCAAATTCTCAAGTGCTTCTCTGCCAGATGTAAAAGTAGAAATTTCAATGTCTTCCTTTAAATTATTTTCGAGAATAAATTTTATGGAATCAACGACTATCTTTTCATCGTCAGCAATCAATATTTTATAAGTCATATACTGTTCACCTCTTGTTTTGGAAGCTTTGAAATATCTGTTATAAACGGTACTTTTATTGTTACTGTTGTTCCACCCTCAGCATTTGATTTTATATAAAGAGGGTTTTCTATGTTATAAAAATACGAAAGACGTTTTGCAATGTTGCTAAGCCCTATTCCTGTTGTTTTGTTGTCTTCAAATGAAAAGTTCTTCAAATCTTCGAGTACTTCTTTTTCAATACCTGTACCATTATCAGAAACCTCAATTATTGCTTGGTTTTCAACCTTCTTTGCTAAAATCTTTATAATTCCATTTTCTCTTTCTTTAAAACCATGAATAATAGCATTTTCTACAAGCGGCTGTAGTATCATGCAAGGCATCAAAAGTAGCTTTGTTTCACTTTCCACCTCTATTTCTAATTTTATTCTGTCACCAAATCTCATGCGATATATAAACATGTAATTGTTAACATTTTCTATCTCCTCTTCAAGCTTTACAACTCTGTTTATATTGTGAACAACATATCTTAAGTAATTTGAGGTTCTTAGCAAAATCGCATACGTCTGCTTTGCATTTTCAAACATGGCTATCTGAAGTATGGTATTGAGGGTATTAAAGAGAAAATGAGGGTTTATTTGAGCTTGCAGATTTTTAAGTTCTGCCTCCTGCAAAGCTTGCTTGTATTTTATAGCCTCAATCTTTTGCTGGGCATACATTCTTTCAAGGTCAGCTTTTTCTTCAAGTTTTTTCACCATGTCTTTGATGTTTGAAATCATGTTAGAAAAAGACTGGTACAAAACTGCAACCTCATCATTTGCAGAATATTGAGGAAGCTGGGCTTCTAAATTGCCATGTGCTATCTTGTTTGCAACTTTTGAAAGATTAATAATTGGCGTTGTAAAGGTATTGCTGAACACAATGCTCAGCACAGATGCAAATAAAGTCCATATAAGGATTACCAAGGTATTGATTCTTCGGATGGAATTTAACTGTCTTTGCGCCTTGTGATGTATCTCCATTGTGAATTTTATCTTTTGTTCACTAAATTTTTCAAGGTAGAGGTTGAGAAATTTAGAAAAGTCAATATACTCAGAATATGTCTTGGATAGTGGCAAATTACCTTTCTTGTAAATTACAAGCCGTTCAGTGAGCTTGCTCAAATACTCAAAGATTGTAATTAAGTTTGTATAGTATAAATACTCTTCTTTTGTAAGGATTTTACTTTCAAGGACTGTTAATTTTTCGTCTATTGAATTGAGCGAGCCATATACAGAGAGCATAGAGTCAGAATCGCCCGAAATTAGGTATCGCTGTAGGTTTGAATTTAAAGAAGATATATCTTGTTTTGTGACGTTGATGGTATTTATAGTCTCAAAAGTTTCATTGACTAAGCTTACAATGTAGCTGTTGTTATATTGGATTAAGATGTCTATCGCCAGCAAAGATAAAATAATAATAAAGAAAAATGCCAAGAGCTTGCTTTGAACAGAAAAAAACTTCATTTTTAATCACCTTTATTCAATAACTTTAAAGTTTGTAGAGATGTAAGAAGAAGCATGGCCAAACTTTTTCCAGCTAAGTATTGCTTCACACAACTTTTGAGCAATCAGCTCTCCATTGTCGTTTATAATTCCGTTTATTATCTTTTCCTTTACATATTTTTGAAGCTTCTGATTTGTTCCAGCACCAATTACAACAAACTGGTCAAGCTTGTTAAAGGTTATGATGTTTTGAGCAATGGTGAGTGTGTCTGTTTCACTTCCTATATAGATTACATTGAATTTTTGTTTATCCTCTAAAATAAGCTGTCTTGCAACTTCTTCAGATGGAAATGCAGGGTATTCAAAGTTAAAGTTCTTTATGCCTATCTCTTTTATTCCTTTAGATTTCAAAAAGTCTGTGAGTCCTTTTACCTCAAGAGCTCCACCAATTGTCGTGTAAAACGGATTTACGATGGCAATTTTTAGACTGCTGGGTATATTCTTTTTTTCATTAAAAACCTTATATATAATCTTTCCAGCTATTTTACCTTTATAGTAATAATCAATGCCCACAAAAACATCTTCATATCTGAAAAGCATATCGTTAAATAGAGATACAATGAAAACATTGCTGCTTTTTATAGTAGACAAAACCTGAGCAATATCCTTGGAATTATATATATTGCACATAACGATAGCATCAGGTTTTGTCACAGTTGCAAGTTTTAAAAGTTTGTACGCCTCTGATGAGGTATTATAAAAAACAATATCAGTAATAATTCCTTGTTTTTCTGATATATCTTTGTACTGATCCAAAAACCAGTCCCAGTAGGTTTGGTTTTGTGGCAATATCATCATGATACGAACCGAGTTTTTAAAATTTGCCTTTTTGTCAGAGGTATTTATAAATCTTATGTTGTAAATATCATACAGTGCAATTGCTATAAATATAATTACACTGAAAAATACCATGATTCTAAAACTCAAGTTTTGCAATCTTTTTTTCATCTTTGATTTTTGCCTCCCTCAAAAACCATTATAGCATTTTCATATAAAGCACCCTATAGTAATTTTTTGATTTCAAAAAAGTGCTATTCATTTTGCAAAGTAAATTTAATAATTCCACCAACACGTCAAAAAATAATAGTGTATTTGAAAATGTTTATTGTTAAAATGATATTGCAAATCAAACAAAAAAATTTAAGAGGGAGGTTGAATTGTAATGAAAAAGTCACTATTAAGAATTGTTGCCATTTTTGTTGCGATAGCTTTTGTGGTTGGTATTGGCTTTGCAGTTGTTCCAAAGTATGCAAACGCAAAATCCTCTAAAAAGCAGATTAAAATTGGTTTATCTCTTGCAACATTGCAGGAGGAAAGATGGCACAAAGACAGAGACGAGTTTGTAAAAGCAGCAACAAAGCTTGGTGCAAAAGTTTTGGTTCAAGCTGCTAACATGGACGACGTAAAACAAAAAGAACAATGTGAAAATCTTATAAGCCAAGGTGTAGATGTTCTTGTTATAGTTCCAAACAACGCAGAAGTTTTCACATCTATCATTGAAGAAGCTCACAAGGCAAAAATACCAGTAATTTCATACGACAGATTAATTAAAAACGCAAATGTTGACCTTTACATCTCGTTTGACAATGTAAAAGTTGGTGAACTTCAGGGTAAGTATTTGACATCAAAGGTTCCAAAGGGCAATTACTTTGTATTCAGAGGTGCTCCAACAGACAACAACGCAACACTCTTCTACCAAGGTGCTATGAAATATATCCAGCCTCTTGTAAAGAGCGGCAAAGTAAAAGTTCTCTTTGACCAGCCAGTAAAAGACTGGAAACCAGAAGAGGCTTTAAGACTTTGTGAAAATGCACTCACTGCAGCAAAGAACAACGTTCAAGGAATCTTGGCACCAAACGATGGAACAGCAGGTGGAATTATTCAGGCTCTCAAAGCTCAGGGACTTGCAGGAAAGGTTGTTGTAACTGGCCAGGATGCTGATCTTGCAGCTGTTAAGAGAATTGTTGAGGGAACACAGACAATGACAGTGTTCAAAGATGTAAGACTTCTTGCAAAGAAAGCTGCTGAGGTTGCAGTTGAGCTTGCAAAAGGCAAGAAGGTTTCTCAGCTCAAAGATGTAAATGGCAAGGTTTACAACGGAAAACTCAATGTTCCATCAATACTTTTGACACCTGTTGCTGTTGATAAGTCTAACATCGACAAGGTATTGATTCAGAGCGGTTGGTTTACAAAAGAACAGGTTTATGGAAAGAAGTAATCTGAAGTTTCAGCTATAAAGCTTGGCTGATTTTCTGGGAAGGGGTGGGCTTTTGCCCCTTCTCAGAATTTAATTTTGAAGGGGTGAAGGTGGTATTAAAAGATGAG
This window encodes:
- a CDS encoding extracellular solute-binding protein, giving the protein MFARRMSKLIIWMVVIAFLSSMFIFYNVASAQTSKPVLTIFTWMDPKAAPVLKNYREMAVYQTIMKKFKVDLQFIHPAMGSENEQFNIMIASRQLPDIIDWHWFAYPGGPQKAIMDNVIIKLNPYMQYAPNLKKYFDTHPDVKKMATTDDGTIYMFPFIREDKINCTFYGPIIRKDWLDKLKLSVPQTIDEWYQMLVTFKKNAEKLNNKMPVYPFSADYWSANPRGVFDYCSFLVGAWGIKTDFYVDKNRVKFGPLQPEFKQFMAVLQKWWKEGLLDPDLLTMNRQAIQAKIMNDQIGAFLGLLGGSMGKFLQAKKGTDFDLVGAPYPTLKKGQVAALGQRDFPVNGDGMAITPKCKNIQLAIKILDWGYSKEGYLAYNFGVEGRSYVMKNGQPVYTESILNHPKLSAMEAIAQFGRVSWSGPFVQSKYYVNQMVAMLPQQKDALKEWTKPDNSKLLPPITFTPDEAAKISNIMNTVNTYYNEMFVKLMTGKSNDMNGFVNTLKRMRIDEALKIYQTAYERFMKKK
- a CDS encoding ABC transporter permease, translating into MARQTNSKKQGQSELLRDLKRNKNLYLMLLPIVAYYFIFHYIPMYGVQIAFKDFTPAKGILGSPWVGLEKFREFFVYDSYYVWRIIRNTILLNVYDIIFGFPAPIIFALLLNEVKNSLYKRTLQTISYMPHFISTVVIVGIILDFFSRDGLINQILKSLGILSEPISFMTEPGWFRPIYVGSGIWQQLGWNSIIYLAAISNIDPQLYEAALIDGAGRFKQAIYVTLPGILPTIVILFILRMGSIMNVGFEKVYLMYNPLTYETADVISTYVYRKGLLEMDYSYGAAVGLFNSLINFMFVVMANQLSKKFTETSLW
- a CDS encoding carbohydrate ABC transporter permease, translating into MVKMKKGVGEIIFDIFNYIFLGLLCFTFLYPMLYVLFASFSNPIKLMAYRGPLLRPLDFSVEAYKLLLSYPMIWIGYRNTIIYVVFGTAINILLTTMGGYVLSRRNLKLKNPIMFFIAFTMYFSGGMIPTYLLVQSLGMIDTIWAMIIPGAISTTNLIIMRTGFHSVPDSLEESARIDGAGDWTILFRIMIPLAMPMIAVMILFYAVGHWNAFFNAIIYLRSRDLYPLQLVLREILIMNSTENMTTGISDASDRFAITELIKYAAIIVATVPILCIYPFLQKYFVKGVMIGAIKE
- the uidA gene encoding beta-glucuronidase, producing MLYPRETRTREVKDLNGIWKFKLDKENKGYEEKWYLQPLKDTIPMPVPASYNDITQDPEIRDHIGDVWYETSFWVPSGWTDKRIVLRVGSAAHRAKVFVNGKEMVEHKGGFLPFEVEITDAVSFDAENRLTILVNNVLDWTCLPPGFIRYYDDSFHPHGYKTQEYLFDFLNYSGIHRPVVLYATPKTYISDITVIPDIQGQNGIVEYKVEIEGVNCQKAVPKITIIDRENKVVVEGSGTSGILEIKNAQFWEPSNPYLYTFRVETLVDGKVEDVYELPIGIRTVKVEGNRLLLNGKPIYLKGFGKHEDADIRGKGYDSVIAVKDFNLLKWIGANSFRTSHYPYADEIMNLADELGILVIDEAPAVGMNFFNKNEKVFCNERVNEDTLNHHIQVIRELIKRDKNHPCVIMWSVANEAATYEDEAYEYFKKVIDEVKKLDKTRPVTIVESSFPDETKVGTLVDVICVNRYYSWYTDCGKLELIEYQLEKELLRWYELFKKPVIVSEYGADTIAGFHSDPPVMFSEEYQCRMLEEFHKVFDKLDFVIGEHVWNFADFATKQAVHRVMGNRKGVFTRQRQPKAAAFLLKRRWANLKRK
- a CDS encoding DUF72 domain-containing protein translates to MCRAKIYIGTSGFSYSHWKGIFYPENLPSAKRFEFYTTYFQTTEINSSFYRLPQEKIILNWYSSSPDSFVFSLKAPRTITHIKRFCEVEEEWNKFKNRIKLLKGKLGPILLQLPPSFKAEDENLRRILKFLDGKENFKFAIEFRHKSWCSEGIYDILKNKNIAWVIADSSRYPKAKIITANFTYIRLHGPKEMFASCYSDDDLKNLANDIKEYSKACEEIYVYFNNDFNGYAVKNAKTLMDIVNNLL
- a CDS encoding sugar ABC transporter substrate-binding protein; the protein is MNHIYRSKKVVKKSRMKKVFFIFTLILFATAVTIFIVYWPNISKNEQQVLKPSKVRIGFAMGTLKEERWFKDRDILIAKAHERGYEVEWVNANENDVEQINQVKYLLSKNINILIIVPNNYEKCSSAINLAKKRGIKVISYDRLVKNSDIDVYVSFNNYKVGELMAKWLLKTVPRGNYVFLLGDPGDYNVQMIKEGYHKVLDSFIQKKQINNILEKYCYNWRKEYAYNYVNNLLEEGKRIDAVLASNDSLAEGAIMALSEKRLAGSVPVTGQDADISACQRIVKGTQLMTVYKPIDKLVDLTLDIVDKLIKNKPLKPTSMLNNGYKNVPTFFIDPIGVDKSNINDTVIKDNFHTWDEVYITK
- a CDS encoding helix-turn-helix domain-containing protein; protein product: MTYKILIADDEKIVVDSIKFILENNLKEDIEISTFTSGREALENLLFYSYHIAFIDIKMPDLDGLELIEEFRKMRNSDFPLFIIVSAYDKFEFAKKAIKEKAFAYILKPYSIEDIISTVQSAIAHVNSILAKTKENIEKNAQLIVMRNLLENSFIPTLIFKNAFDIVDVNQYEKIFGINLKSGFLMVLAPKDKSDFVSSFKELDNIRKDIRISFEHKALISIGMGEYLICFFPASSQKEAEVLKEKVQEILKQKPYWNDIKIGFSDFYYLDEGYENAFWEAYYSTLDLDSPEENEENEHLLLLTENLEAKLIHSINNPTQIPMIENYINQLCRLYIELFGENNLKYKVIKLIIMLLLEIGVANSDESIDVEKLIAQILNASSEQIVEIFKKAVLTLFSKAKIKHEQIINNDSINKAIEFINQNYNQEITLSQISAAFNFNPYYFSKLFKKYTGVSFKTYLTKLRIQKACQLLKNSSKSIKEISFAVGFSDPNYFIKAFKKFIGVTPSAYRNLPSEANPI